From the genome of Cytobacillus firmus, one region includes:
- the hutH gene encoding histidine ammonia-lyase, with protein sequence MVTLNGNTLTLSEVKRVLFEGVKAAASEESMLRVKNSHEAVKRIVSEEKVIYGINTGFGKFSDVRIDQGDVEDLQLNLIRSHACGVGEPFPESVSRAMLLLRANALLKGFSGVRAVVIETLLALVNKSIHPVIPQQGSLGASGDLAPLSHLALVLMGEGEVFYKGERKPALEVLVQEGIEPVTLQAKEGLALINGTQAMTAMGVIGYLEAEKIAYQSELIAALTMEGLNGIIDAFDENIHQARGYQQQVDTARRIREYLSGSSLITRQGEIRVQDAYSIRCIPQVHGASWQALDYVKEKLEIEMNAATDNPLIFENGESVISGGNFHGQPIALAMDFMKIAVAELANISERRIERLVNPQLSDLPPFLSPEPGLQSGAMILQYVAASLVSENKTLAHPASVDSIPSSGNQEDHVSMGTIGSRHAYQIIQNVNKVLAIELICALQAAEFRGSDKMADKTKRFYEEARKVVPSITKDRVFSKDIEACAAWLKDVEIDAI encoded by the coding sequence GTGGTTACTTTAAATGGAAATACTCTTACTTTGTCTGAAGTCAAACGAGTTCTTTTTGAAGGAGTAAAGGCTGCGGCATCAGAAGAAAGCATGCTTCGTGTAAAAAACAGCCATGAAGCCGTAAAGAGAATTGTAAGTGAAGAAAAAGTCATATACGGAATAAATACTGGTTTTGGAAAATTCAGCGATGTAAGAATTGACCAGGGAGATGTCGAGGATCTTCAGCTGAATTTAATCCGTTCGCATGCCTGCGGAGTAGGGGAGCCGTTCCCTGAGTCTGTCTCAAGAGCAATGCTTCTTTTAAGAGCAAATGCCTTATTGAAAGGATTCTCAGGCGTTCGTGCGGTCGTGATCGAAACTCTTTTAGCACTTGTGAATAAAAGTATCCATCCTGTCATTCCGCAGCAGGGCTCTCTTGGAGCAAGCGGAGATTTGGCTCCTTTATCCCACCTGGCATTAGTATTAATGGGAGAAGGGGAAGTATTTTACAAGGGGGAAAGGAAGCCTGCGCTTGAAGTGCTTGTTCAGGAAGGAATAGAACCTGTAACCTTACAGGCGAAGGAAGGGCTTGCCCTCATTAACGGCACGCAGGCGATGACGGCAATGGGAGTCATTGGTTATCTGGAGGCTGAAAAAATCGCTTATCAAAGTGAGCTGATCGCAGCACTTACAATGGAGGGATTAAACGGCATAATTGATGCGTTTGATGAGAACATCCATCAGGCAAGAGGGTATCAGCAGCAGGTGGACACAGCCAGAAGAATAAGGGAATACCTGTCAGGCAGCAGCCTGATCACAAGACAGGGGGAAATCCGGGTGCAGGACGCCTATTCCATCCGCTGCATTCCGCAGGTGCATGGAGCATCCTGGCAGGCTCTTGACTATGTAAAAGAAAAGCTTGAAATCGAAATGAATGCAGCCACAGATAACCCGCTTATTTTTGAAAATGGGGAAAGCGTCATATCAGGCGGAAACTTTCATGGACAGCCAATCGCTCTTGCAATGGACTTCATGAAAATCGCTGTAGCGGAATTGGCCAATATTTCAGAGCGCCGTATTGAAAGGCTTGTTAACCCGCAGCTTAGTGACCTGCCGCCATTTTTAAGCCCGGAGCCTGGATTGCAGTCCGGTGCGATGATTCTCCAGTATGTTGCGGCATCCCTTGTTTCGGAGAATAAGACACTTGCCCATCCGGCAAGTGTGGATTCAATCCCTTCATCAGGGAACCAGGAAGACCATGTGAGCATGGGAACTATCGGATCCAGGCATGCTTACCAGATCATCCAGAATGTCAATAAAGTGCTGGCAATTGAACTGATTTGTGCACTTCAGGCAGCAGAATTCCGCGGCTCTGATAAAATGGCTGATAAAACAAAACGCTTTTACGAAGAAGCTAGAAAAGTGGTTCCTTCCATTACAAAAGATCGCGTATTTTCAAAGGATATTGAAGCATGCGCAGCCTGGCTGAAAGATGTTGAAATAGACGCAATATAA
- a CDS encoding peroxiredoxin: protein MIDPNTSVFCAGRGDRAPVFIADAVIDHQIKKVNLENYIGKWVLLFFYPSDFTFVUPTELAAVAAVNPYLKALNCEVMSISTDSVYAHKVFKETSPSLKNVNYPMVSDRTHQISRAYRVLDEKSGAAIRASVFIDPNGIIAAKLIYPGEVGRNLHEHVRIMQGIQYAQQTGKGVPANWQPGQQGINKDPNLIGKI, encoded by the coding sequence GTGATTGATCCGAATACTTCCGTGTTCTGTGCGGGACGGGGAGACCGTGCGCCAGTTTTTATTGCCGATGCTGTCATTGATCATCAAATAAAAAAAGTCAATCTGGAGAACTATATTGGAAAATGGGTGCTGCTATTTTTTTATCCGAGTGATTTTACATTTGTCTGACCGACAGAATTGGCGGCGGTCGCCGCTGTGAACCCTTATTTAAAAGCCTTAAATTGCGAAGTCATGTCCATCAGTACGGACAGTGTATATGCACATAAAGTATTTAAGGAAACATCTCCGTCATTAAAAAACGTGAATTATCCAATGGTCAGCGACCGGACACATCAAATAAGCAGGGCTTATAGGGTATTGGATGAAAAGTCAGGAGCGGCCATCAGGGCGTCCGTTTTTATCGATCCCAATGGCATTATCGCGGCAAAGCTCATTTACCCTGGAGAAGTCGGGAGAAATCTGCATGAACATGTCAGAATCATGCAGGGAATTCAATATGCGCAGCAGACAGGGAAAGGTGTGCCGGCAAACTGGCAGCCCGGCCAGCAAGGGATTAACAAGGATCCAAACTTAATAGGTAAAATCTAA
- a CDS encoding DUF1992 domain-containing protein, whose amino-acid sequence MDFFSILSEDRIKKAYKDGEFDNLPGYGKPLPPDDLSSVPENLRMAYRIMKNAGFTDEENQVKKEMMTIEDLMKKCEDQEEKKALQKKLNEKLLRYNSMMSKRRQNTNSSLFKNYEEKINNKLF is encoded by the coding sequence GTGGACTTTTTTTCTATACTTTCTGAAGATCGCATAAAAAAAGCTTACAAGGACGGCGAGTTTGATAATCTGCCGGGATATGGGAAACCGCTGCCGCCTGATGATCTGTCTTCCGTCCCTGAGAACTTGCGCATGGCCTATCGCATCATGAAGAATGCCGGATTTACTGATGAAGAAAACCAGGTGAAAAAGGAAATGATGACGATTGAAGACCTGATGAAGAAATGTGAGGATCAGGAAGAAAAGAAGGCACTGCAGAAGAAATTAAACGAAAAGCTGCTCCGCTATAACAGCATGATGTCGAAAAGAAGACAAAACACCAACTCATCCCTTTTCAAAAACTACGAAGAAAAAATAAACAATAAATTATTCTAA
- a CDS encoding STAS domain-containing protein, with the protein MNKDEYIKVLEKRVEEYEAAIADMTAPIIPSIIPQTILVPITGLLMAERLEKITAKILKHIKEHDIEFAIIDFTDITVDRIEQMCLSELGEQIRNLTDSINLMGVKPYFVGMTPQLIKEIVLSGIELNAETHANFQAALKHLMKINSLAFQKI; encoded by the coding sequence ATGAATAAAGATGAATATATAAAGGTCCTTGAAAAAAGAGTGGAGGAATATGAGGCAGCCATAGCGGATATGACGGCACCCATCATTCCATCGATCATTCCCCAGACGATTCTGGTGCCCATTACTGGCCTGCTTATGGCGGAAAGACTCGAAAAAATCACAGCAAAAATATTGAAGCATATTAAAGAACATGATATTGAATTTGCCATCATAGATTTTACTGATATCACGGTCGACCGCATAGAGCAGATGTGCCTTTCCGAACTTGGAGAACAAATCCGCAATCTGACTGATTCCATTAACCTCATGGGAGTTAAGCCTTACTTTGTAGGGATGACCCCGCAGCTGATAAAGGAAATCGTGTTGTCCGGCATTGAATTAAATGCTGAAACACATGCTAACTTCCAGGCGGCTTTAAAGCATTTAATGAAAATAAACAGTCTTGCCTTTCAAAAAATCTAA